Proteins encoded by one window of Lepeophtheirus salmonis chromosome 3, UVic_Lsal_1.4, whole genome shotgun sequence:
- the LOC121114479 gene encoding cyclic nucleotide-gated channel beta-1-like — protein sequence MIQEQVENLHKRFQNRINSVKSNISHPLTPNDEEIEELELEVQAKELKNQSIGFESINEVIEVKSFNSCFRSSSDPLSHWNTLFIMVQCICFGYNAWAIPFRTCFHIYQTKGNNVIWASLDYSADLLYLLDSLFVQTRLQYLDQFGLYSRTIKLTSINYLKSIFFRYDLVSLIPLDLLYFWTGFSGRFTLLRFPRLLRYRYFSLFFQRLDTSTSFPLIARLTRTINIMLFLIHVNTCAYYLYSDAKGIGSNSFVYDGEGFAYIRCFYLALKCSLSIGKNPKPDREDPLELIFMGGSWLVGVFFFAVLIGNVKDIVSQSSRDHDNYMRSFDRISQFMLSLKVEKLTIKRVKEWCNYTWTTQKSFDEKDILGFLPQKLQTDIALDIHFDIVRKVKLFEGCDPRLLRDITQRLKPMIFLPGDYICKEGDVGKEMFIITTGSVQVVGGENNSVVFVTLGQGVCFGEIALLSTGTMNRRTANVRAHGFTTLYTLFKEDLSECLIDYPEDRMLLAKKTAKAAKEVAHRQKDKNEVNKFVVVPLPKLSMVQVVEKAILNMQ from the exons ATGATCCAAGAACAAGTGGAGAATCTTCATAAACGTTTCCAAAATCGCATCAATAGTGTTAAGAGTAACATTTCTCATCCTCTAACTCCCAATGACGAGGAAATTGAGGAATTAGAACTTGAAGTACAAGCTAAAGAGTTGAAAAACCAATCCATAGGTTTCGAGTCCATCAATGAAGTGATTGAAGTTAAATCTTTTAATTCATGTTTTCGATCTTCTTCTGATCCACTATCACATTGGAATACGCTATTTATTATGGTGCAATGTATTTGCTTTGGGTATAATGCTTGGGCCATCCCCTTTAGAACCTGTTTCCACATCTATCAG acAAAGGGAAATAACGTCATTTGGGCAAGTTTGGACTACAGTGCAGATCTTTTATATCTCCTGGATTCCCTCTTTGTTCAAACACGTCTTCAGTATCTTGATCAATTTGGTCTCTACTCAAGGACGATCAAACTCACATCCATCAACTATctcaaatcaattttctttcgCTATGACTTgg TTAGTTTAATACCCCTTGATTTACTCTATTTTTGGACGGGATTTTCTGGACGTTTCACCTTACTCCGTTTTCCTCGACTTCTCCGCTACCGATATTTTAGTCTCTTTTTTCAAAGATTGGATACTTCTACCTCCTTCCCTCTTATTGCTCGACTCACTCGAACAATCAACATCATGTTATTCCTTATTCATGTGAACACATGTGCTTATTATTTATACTCGGATGCCAAAGGCATTGGCTCAAATAGTTTTGTTTATGATGGAGAAGGTTTTGCTTACATACGCTGCTTTTACCTTGCTCTTAAATGTTCCCTTTCCATTGGTAAAAACCCAAAACCGGACAGGGAAGATCCTTTGGAGTTGATCTTTATGGGAGGATCCTGGCTCGTTGGTGTGTTTTTCTTCGCTGTTCTCATTGGTAATGTGAAGGACATTGTATCACAGTCTTCCAGAGATCATGACAACTATATGAGATCATTTGATCGTATCTCTCAATTCATGTTATCCCTCAAAGTAGAGAAACTAACAATCAAACGTGTCAAGGAATGGTGCAACTACACATGGACCACACAAAAATCCTTTGATGAAAAAGATATCCTAGGATTTCTACCACAAAAACTCCAAACTGACATCGCTCTGGATATACACTTTGATATTGTGAGGAAAGTTAAGCTATTTGAAGGCTGTGATCCCAGATTGCTCCGAGACATCACTCAACGATTAAAACCAATGATATTCCTACCAGGCGACTACATTTGTAAAGAGGGTGACGTGGGCAAGGAAATGTTCATCATAACAACTGGGAGTGTACAGGTCGTTGGAGGCGAGAATAACTCAGTTGTTTTTGTTACTCTGGGACAAGGAGTTTGTTTTGGAGAAATTGCTTTACTCAGCACAGGAACTATGAATCGAAGAACAGCCAATGTTCGAGCTCATGGATTCACAACGCTCTATACACTTTTCAAGGAGGATTTATCTGAGTGCCTCATAGATTACCCTGAGGATAGGATGCTTCTTGCAAAAAAGACAGCCAAAGCAGCAAAGGAGGTAGCCCATCGCCAAAAGGACAAAAATGAAGTGAATAAATTCGTAGTTGTTCCTCTTCCTAAACTTTCGATGGTTCAAGTTGTTGAGAAAGCCATTTTGAACATgcaataa